A stretch of the Limnochordia bacterium genome encodes the following:
- a CDS encoding glycoside hydrolase family 78 protein produces the protein MNWVGHWIWTKEALSSRNNYLRFRRKFQAGKKALLHITAQSRYALYVNGEYVGQGPVRAWPNYLRYDTYDLSPYLCPGENCIAVLVHDPIYGNFQHIHQEPGLLAQLETDQGTIATDRTWKVSIDPAFRANTPRISCQQPFEEQYDARQDDGWRSPHYDDTSWKQADQTRALENSVVLEPRDIPFLTLNSVVPKRIVKAEAVSSVQHVWTIFPKPYVVPHDYTSNHLLCHAYVFTQVWAMDNTEAEFLRPNYESDIYKINGEVVRGERVFLKGGWNKILLPYEGGRHGVDLCLCVRCGTELRFACRGEDGGSPWAMVGPFPLNENQQKVAENHVDESLIVCAPLVAEATKTAAERVWGLDDVDWLIEQAFFKEIDSEALPPVNVYAQSYTDEPSEEPVLVEDLDSLLTSNHQWTTVHPIEGKDIRILVDYGDEVVGFQRFDIEAPEGAILDFHNFEFIQPDGRYNLAEGMNNSFRYICHEGRQTYQAFIRRGFRYSYVTIRNLHRPLRIRALEVLHNTYPQRNTGDFQCSDAMLNRIWQVGARTLELCSEDTYVDCPSYEQVLWVGDARNEALVDWVINGDPRLWYRCLELAGQSLDRSKIVESHVPSDWTNILPAWSLLWMRSCREYYLFTKDIQGAAKLLDFVKRNVSGLKTFLNDDGLLDIRAWNMFDWAGMDTPSRGVVTHQNCLAVIALQEAAELATWLVDEESAKKFNDFAKVLDEAINRHLWNDTKQAYTDCLRQDGRMSLVYSQQTQTVAYLSGVAKGNRAQRCRSIIYDPPEGFVRSGSPFFQFFLLEALKQDQKDHEFIDIIRRDWGFMIDMGATTFWEMWHRDQPRMTRSHCHAWSSAPTYFLSSHILGVRPTRPGFAEVIIEPHPGDLKWCRGTMPTPFGSIKVQWSYDADGFHIEVVAPKKIQVQFDCPKGANKILNGEVVL, from the coding sequence ATGAACTGGGTTGGTCATTGGATTTGGACTAAGGAAGCGTTATCTAGCAGGAACAACTATCTGCGGTTTCGGAGGAAATTCCAAGCGGGGAAGAAGGCTCTTCTACATATTACCGCTCAAAGTCGGTATGCCTTGTACGTTAATGGCGAATATGTAGGGCAAGGGCCGGTGCGGGCATGGCCCAATTATCTTAGGTACGACACCTATGATCTAAGCCCCTACCTATGTCCCGGGGAGAACTGCATTGCCGTATTAGTACATGATCCTATATACGGCAACTTCCAACATATTCATCAAGAACCGGGTCTTCTTGCTCAGCTAGAGACAGATCAAGGTACAATCGCCACCGACAGGACATGGAAGGTTTCGATTGATCCAGCCTTTAGAGCAAATACACCTAGGATCAGTTGTCAACAGCCCTTTGAAGAGCAATACGATGCTAGGCAGGATGACGGATGGCGTAGCCCACATTACGATGATACCAGCTGGAAGCAGGCAGACCAAACAAGAGCCCTGGAGAATAGTGTGGTTCTAGAACCACGGGATATTCCCTTTCTCACTCTGAATTCGGTTGTACCAAAAAGAATTGTGAAAGCAGAGGCCGTCTCCTCTGTTCAGCATGTCTGGACCATTTTCCCCAAACCCTATGTTGTTCCCCATGACTATACATCTAATCATCTGCTTTGCCATGCCTATGTGTTTACGCAAGTTTGGGCCATGGATAATACTGAAGCTGAGTTCCTTCGGCCTAATTACGAGTCCGACATCTACAAGATTAATGGGGAGGTTGTCCGGGGAGAACGGGTCTTTCTCAAAGGTGGATGGAACAAGATTCTACTACCTTATGAGGGGGGCAGGCACGGGGTTGACCTTTGTCTGTGTGTAAGATGTGGTACCGAGCTTCGATTTGCTTGTAGGGGAGAGGATGGCGGTAGTCCTTGGGCGATGGTGGGCCCCTTCCCGCTAAACGAGAACCAGCAGAAAGTTGCCGAGAACCATGTAGATGAGTCTTTGATTGTATGCGCACCGTTGGTTGCTGAGGCTACCAAGACAGCTGCCGAGAGGGTATGGGGATTGGACGATGTTGACTGGCTTATTGAACAGGCCTTCTTTAAGGAGATTGACTCCGAGGCTTTACCGCCGGTTAATGTCTATGCACAATCCTACACAGATGAACCTAGTGAAGAGCCGGTATTGGTCGAGGATCTAGATTCGCTACTTACGAGTAATCACCAGTGGACTACGGTTCATCCTATTGAAGGTAAGGATATTCGGATCTTGGTGGACTATGGTGATGAAGTTGTGGGTTTCCAGCGGTTTGACATAGAAGCCCCGGAAGGTGCGATCTTGGACTTCCATAACTTTGAATTCATTCAGCCCGATGGCCGATATAATCTTGCCGAGGGGATGAATAACAGTTTTCGTTACATCTGTCACGAGGGAAGACAAACATATCAAGCCTTTATTCGTAGAGGATTTCGCTATAGCTATGTCACGATCCGCAATTTACACCGTCCCTTGCGGATTAGGGCCCTTGAGGTGTTACATAACACCTATCCCCAAAGGAATACCGGAGATTTTCAGTGTTCCGATGCCATGTTGAATCGGATCTGGCAGGTGGGTGCTAGGACTCTGGAACTATGTAGTGAAGATACTTACGTGGATTGTCCGAGCTACGAACAGGTTCTTTGGGTGGGCGATGCTAGAAACGAAGCCTTAGTTGATTGGGTGATCAACGGTGATCCGCGCCTATGGTACCGTTGTTTAGAGCTTGCCGGGCAAAGCCTAGACCGATCAAAGATTGTGGAATCCCATGTGCCAAGCGACTGGACAAATATCCTGCCGGCGTGGAGTCTTTTGTGGATGCGTTCTTGCCGGGAATACTACTTATTTACCAAGGATATTCAAGGTGCCGCCAAGCTTCTAGACTTTGTAAAGAGGAACGTCTCCGGGCTTAAGACCTTCCTAAACGACGATGGTCTACTAGATATTCGAGCGTGGAACATGTTCGATTGGGCTGGTATGGATACCCCATCAAGGGGAGTGGTGACTCACCAGAACTGTCTGGCGGTAATTGCCCTGCAAGAGGCTGCAGAACTTGCTACATGGCTGGTTGATGAGGAAAGTGCCAAGAAGTTCAATGACTTCGCCAAGGTACTAGATGAGGCCATTAACCGCCATCTCTGGAATGATACGAAACAAGCTTACACCGATTGCCTGCGCCAAGACGGTCGCATGAGTTTGGTTTACAGCCAGCAAACCCAGACGGTGGCCTACCTGTCCGGTGTGGCAAAGGGAAATCGGGCACAGAGGTGTCGGAGCATTATCTACGACCCACCGGAAGGCTTTGTTCGCTCAGGAAGCCCCTTTTTCCAATTCTTCCTGTTGGAGGCCCTCAAGCAGGATCAAAAGGACCATGAGTTCATAGATATTATCCGGCGGGACTGGGGCTTTATGATTGATATGGGTGCTACTACTTTCTGGGAGATGTGGCATCGGGATCAGCCCCGCATGACCCGCAGTCACTGTCATGCGTGGTCTTCGGCTCCGACATATTTTCTAAGCAGCCATATTCTAGGCGTAAGGCCAACTAGACCAGGATTCGCGGAAGTAATCATTGAACCTCATCCTGGAGACCTGAAATGGTGCCGTGGTACGATGCCAACACCGTTTGGTTCGATCAAAGTGCAATGGTCCTACGATGCAGATGGCTTTCATATTGAAGTGGTGGCTCCTAAAAAAATCCAGGTGCAGTTTGATTGTCCCAAGGGAGCGAACAAGATTCTAAATGGAGAGGTAGTATTGTAG